DNA from Ignavibacteriales bacterium:
TTTATGGAGATAAACTGGCTCTTGAGGATCTTACAAACAATCCTATTTCCAACGTTACATATAAGCAACTTTACGGCTACGTAATTCGATTTGGCAAATCATTGCTTGATATTGGAATTAAAGAAAGAGATCACGTAGCCGTAATAAGCGATAACCGTGTACAATGGTCTCTTACATATTTTACAACAATGTGTTTTAATTTGGTTATTGTCCCCATTGATAAGAATTTAAATCAGAATGAAGTACTAAATATCATACATGAATCAGAGGCTATAGCAATAGTTTTTTCTGATAATTTTGAACCGTTGATAAAAGAGAAAAGAGATTCGCTTTTAAATCTCAAGTATTATATCAATATGGATTCAAAAGAACATATTGATGGAATTCTTTCAATGACCAAAATGATTGAAAAACATTCTGCATCAATTGATCGACTACCATCCATAAATCCCGACGTAATGGCAGAAATTATTTTTACATCCGGTTCACTTGGAAGAGCAAAAGGAGTTATGCTTACTCAAAAGAATATTGCATCAAATCTGATGGCGATGACAAGTATGATAAAAATTACACCCGATGACAGATTTCTTTCCGTACTTCCAATTCATCATAAATATGAATGTACTTGCGGGTTGCTTTGTCCTTTATATGCTGGCGGGTCAGCTCATTATGCTCGATCATTAAAAACGGTTGTTGATGATCTCCAAAAAGTCAAAGCAACAATGCTGCTTGGAGTTCCTCTTCTCTATGATAAAATGTTTAAGAAAATCTATAAAGGGATTCAGGAAGACAAATTAAAATCTAAAATTGTTCCACCGCTGATTTCTCTTACAAATATTTTTCAGACTGTTGGATGGAAAAACTCAAAGAAATTAATATTTAAAGAATTACATCGTAAGTTTGGTGGACATATTAGGCTATTTATTGCGGGCGGTGCTGCACCTGATCCAAAAGTAGCAAAAGGTTTGCGCGAACTAGGTTTCAATTTTGTTCAAGGGTACGGATTAACTGAAACATCACCAATCGTTGCACTAAATCGATTATACAGTTTTAAGGATAACGCTGCGGGCCTGCCATTGCCAGGTTTAGAAATTAAAATTAATGATCCAAATGAAAATGGGATTGGAGAAATCTACATAAAGGGTGAAAGTGTAATGCTTGGCTATTACAAAAATCCAAAACTTACCGATGAAGCTTTTGATGACGGCTGGTTTAAGACCGGAGATATTGGTTACTTTGATTCAGATGGATTCTTGCACATAAACGGAAGACAGAAAAATGTAATTATTTCTAAAAGTGGAGAAAATGTTTTTCCTGAAGAGATCGAAGATATTTTAAACAGAAATCCATTTGTTCAGGAGTGTATGGTTTACGGCGAAGAAGATGAAAAGCATACGGAAATTATTGCAGTGCAAATTGTAACCGATGCTGAGGCGTTTATCGAATACTCAGAAAAAAATAAAGTTAAAATCACTCCGGAATTGGTAAATGAAATAATATCAGAAGCAGTAAAAGAAACCAATAAGAAATTGCCAGTAGTTAAGCAGATAAGAAAATTTTATCTGAGAGATAGTGAATTTGAAAAAACCACAACACAAAAAATTAAAAGGCACCTTGTAAAACAACATTAATAAATATTTATCACATTTTGGGAGGGCAGAATGAAAAGGCTATTAGCATTTTTCAGTTGTATCTTTTTAATCAACATTTCCTTTAACTACGGACAAAATCAAAACTTACCGCAGGATAAAAATGTAATTATTGGAAAGCTTGAAAATGGTATGAAGTATTATATCAAGCAAAACAAAAAACCTGAGAAACGTGCTGAGCTATATCTTTTAGTTAACGCTGGATCTGTTCTGGAAAATGACAATCAATTAGGGTTAGCACATTTTGTTGAACATATGGCTTTTAATGGAACAAAAAATTTCAAGAAGAATGAATTAGTAAACTATCTTGAATCAATTGGGATTAAGTTTGGTCCGGAATTGAATGCTTACACTAGTTTTGATCAAACTGTTTATATGTTAACTGTTCCAACTGATAGCAGTGAAATATTATCGAAAGGGTTTTTGGTTTTAGAAGACTGGGCCCACAATTTAAGTTTTGATCCTACTGAAATTGATAAAGAACGTGGGGTAATAGTTGAAGAGTGGAGATTAGGGCGTGGCGCACAAATGCGCATGCTAGATAAACAACTACCAATTTTATTCAAGGATTCTAGATATGCCGAAAGACTGCCTATTGGTAAAAAAGAAATTATTGAATCTTTTAATCACCAAACATTAATTGACTTTTATAAAGACTGGTATCGACCTGATCTAATGGCAATTGCTGCTGTTGGTGATTTTGATGTTAAAGAAATTGAAGGATACATTAAATCGCATTTTGAAAATATAACTTACCTAGAAAAAATTAGAGAAAGAGAAATCTTTCCTGTTCCCCAACACAATAAAACTTACTTTGCAATAGCTTCAGATAAAGAAGCTATTTATTCAATAATCAACATTTATTTTAAACACAAAGCACAACAAATTAAAACTATTGAAGAATATAGAAATGCAATCACAAACCAATTATTTTATATGATGTTAAATGACAGATTATCCGAACTAACAAACTTGGCTGATCCTCCATTCAATTTTAGTAATTCCGGTGAAAACAGGTTTGTTAAAGGAGTTGATATAAGCGCACTTGCTGCAATGGTAAATGAAGGCGGTATTCTGAGGGGATTTGAAGCTTTATTAACTGAGACTGAAAGAGTAAGGCAGCATGGTTTTACAGCTACAGAATTTGAAAGAACCAAAGCAAATAGATTGAGAATGCTTGAGAAAAGATTGGATGAAAAAGACAAAACTGAATCAAGAGCTATAATGCAGGATTTTGTACAGAATTTTATATATGATAACCCAGTACTTGGGATTGAAAATGTTTACGACCTTAATAAAAAACTGATTCCTCAAATATCTTTAGAGGATGTTAATAAAGTTGCATCAGATCTTATAAAAGAAGAGAATAGAGTTGTAATGGTTACTTTACCTGAAAAAGAAGGAACTATTATTCCAACCGAAGCAGAGTTAAATCAAATAATAGATAATGTATCTAAAAAGAAAATCGAATCTTATGTTGATGCAGTTAAAACGCAACCATTGATTGAAAGCTTACCAAAATTTTCTCCAATTGTAGAAACGAAACTAATTGAAAAATTAGGAGTTACGCAGTGGAGGCTAGCCAATGGTGTAAAAGTTGTTATTAAACCTACAGACTTTAAAAATGATGAGATTCTCTTCACAGCGTTTAGCCCAGGTGGGTCATCTTTAGTTGAAGATGCAGATTTTATGTCAGCTAATTATTCTGCCTCAATTGTTAGTGAATCTGGGTTGGGAAATTTTTCTAAATCGGAGATGGATAAATATCTTAAAGGTAAAATCGTTTCTGTTTATCCATATGTTGGATTTTATGATGAGGGCTTAAATGGTGCCACAAGCCCAAAAGATATTGAGACTTTTTTCCAGCTTATTTATGGATATTTTGTAGAACCTAAAATTGATTCAACAGCTTTTCTTTCATATAAGTCAAAGATAATGGCACAATTAACAAATATGAGTAATGAGCCCGCTGTTGCTTTCAGAGATACCTTAGAAGTTACTCTCACAAATTATCATTTTAGAAATCGCCCTCTTAAAGTTAAAATGCTTGATGAAATTGATTTGCAAAAATCTTTTTCAATTTATAAAAACCGGTTTGCAGATGCAGGTGATTTTACTTTTGTCTTTGTAGGGAATATAGATTTAGCGTCCTTTAAACCGCTTGTTGAAACTTACCTGGGCGGTCTGCCTTCCTTGAATAGGACTGAAAAGCAAATTGATTTAAAGTACACAAATATTAAAGGTGAAATAAAGAAGGAAGTACACAAAGGAATTGAACAAAAAAGTTCTGTGGCAATAGCATACGTTGGTGATGTAAAGTGGAGCAGGAAGAATGAACACACGCTGGAATCACTAATGGATGTTCTTAATATAAAATTAAGAGAAGCAGTTAGAGAAGATAAAGGTGGAACTTATGGAATAGGGATTTATCATCGTATTTATAGAATTCCTGAAAGTCATTATAGTATAAATATTAATTTTGGCTGTTCTCCAGAAAGAGTTGATGAACTTGTTGCAACAGTATATCAAGTACTAGATTCTATAAAAACTTTTGGACCAGATGATGCGGTTATGATCAAAATTAAGGAAATTCAAAAAAGACAAAGAGAATTAAGTCTGAAAAAAAATAGTTTCTGGAAGGGAATAATTTCTAACTATATTCAATACAACGAAAATCCGGTGGAATTACTTAATTATAACAATTGGGTTGATGAAATCACTTCTGAAGATATTAAACAAGCAGCAAGGCAATATTTGAATAAAGATGTAGCTCAAGTTGTACTATATCCTGAAAAAAAAGAGTAATTGGATATTGAGAAATATTTGTAACAATCGGGATTTATAGAATAATGTACACAACAGTCTGTCCTAATTGCGGAGAAAAATCCGCGCACGATTTAAAAGATTGCCCAAGTTGCGGTTTTGCTAAGGCTG
Protein-coding regions in this window:
- a CDS encoding AMP-binding protein, which gives rise to MVKEYPRYVVPTITSIQDMLLRSAKVYGDKLALEDLTNNPISNVTYKQLYGYVIRFGKSLLDIGIKERDHVAVISDNRVQWSLTYFTTMCFNLVIVPIDKNLNQNEVLNIIHESEAIAIVFSDNFEPLIKEKRDSLLNLKYYINMDSKEHIDGILSMTKMIEKHSASIDRLPSINPDVMAEIIFTSGSLGRAKGVMLTQKNIASNLMAMTSMIKITPDDRFLSVLPIHHKYECTCGLLCPLYAGGSAHYARSLKTVVDDLQKVKATMLLGVPLLYDKMFKKIYKGIQEDKLKSKIVPPLISLTNIFQTVGWKNSKKLIFKELHRKFGGHIRLFIAGGAAPDPKVAKGLRELGFNFVQGYGLTETSPIVALNRLYSFKDNAAGLPLPGLEIKINDPNENGIGEIYIKGESVMLGYYKNPKLTDEAFDDGWFKTGDIGYFDSDGFLHINGRQKNVIISKSGENVFPEEIEDILNRNPFVQECMVYGEEDEKHTEIIAVQIVTDAEAFIEYSEKNKVKITPELVNEIISEAVKETNKKLPVVKQIRKFYLRDSEFEKTTTQKIKRHLVKQH
- a CDS encoding insulinase family protein codes for the protein MKRLLAFFSCIFLINISFNYGQNQNLPQDKNVIIGKLENGMKYYIKQNKKPEKRAELYLLVNAGSVLENDNQLGLAHFVEHMAFNGTKNFKKNELVNYLESIGIKFGPELNAYTSFDQTVYMLTVPTDSSEILSKGFLVLEDWAHNLSFDPTEIDKERGVIVEEWRLGRGAQMRMLDKQLPILFKDSRYAERLPIGKKEIIESFNHQTLIDFYKDWYRPDLMAIAAVGDFDVKEIEGYIKSHFENITYLEKIREREIFPVPQHNKTYFAIASDKEAIYSIINIYFKHKAQQIKTIEEYRNAITNQLFYMMLNDRLSELTNLADPPFNFSNSGENRFVKGVDISALAAMVNEGGILRGFEALLTETERVRQHGFTATEFERTKANRLRMLEKRLDEKDKTESRAIMQDFVQNFIYDNPVLGIENVYDLNKKLIPQISLEDVNKVASDLIKEENRVVMVTLPEKEGTIIPTEAELNQIIDNVSKKKIESYVDAVKTQPLIESLPKFSPIVETKLIEKLGVTQWRLANGVKVVIKPTDFKNDEILFTAFSPGGSSLVEDADFMSANYSASIVSESGLGNFSKSEMDKYLKGKIVSVYPYVGFYDEGLNGATSPKDIETFFQLIYGYFVEPKIDSTAFLSYKSKIMAQLTNMSNEPAVAFRDTLEVTLTNYHFRNRPLKVKMLDEIDLQKSFSIYKNRFADAGDFTFVFVGNIDLASFKPLVETYLGGLPSLNRTEKQIDLKYTNIKGEIKKEVHKGIEQKSSVAIAYVGDVKWSRKNEHTLESLMDVLNIKLREAVREDKGGTYGIGIYHRIYRIPESHYSININFGCSPERVDELVATVYQVLDSIKTFGPDDAVMIKIKEIQKRQRELSLKKNSFWKGIISNYIQYNENPVELLNYNNWVDEITSEDIKQAARQYLNKDVAQVVLYPEKKE